A single genomic interval of Tsukamurella paurometabola harbors:
- the coaA gene encoding type I pantothenate kinase, which translates to MSEPSPYIELDRAQWRELRQSTPLSLTEEDLSDLRGLGEQIDLAEVAEVYLPVSRLIHLQVAARQRLYAATATFLGEQRHDAQVPFVIGVAGSVAVGKSTTARVLQALLARWDSHPRVDLVTTDGFLHPTAELERRGIMHRKGFPESYDRRALLRFVTAVKSGAEDATAPMYSHQLYDIVPGEFIHVRRPDILIVEGLNVLQTGPRLMVSDLFDFSVYVDARIEDIERWYVDRFLSMRTTSFADPASHFHHYAGLSDTEARDRAEGIWAGINRPNLVQNILPTRPRATLVLRKDSDHSINRVRLRKL; encoded by the coding sequence GTGAGCGAACCGAGCCCGTACATCGAGCTCGACCGCGCTCAGTGGCGCGAGCTCCGGCAGTCGACGCCCCTGTCGCTCACCGAGGAGGACCTCTCCGACCTGCGCGGCCTCGGTGAGCAGATCGACCTGGCCGAGGTCGCCGAGGTCTACCTCCCCGTCTCCCGTCTCATTCACCTGCAGGTGGCCGCGCGGCAGCGCCTCTACGCGGCGACCGCAACCTTCCTCGGCGAACAGCGGCACGACGCGCAGGTCCCCTTCGTGATCGGTGTCGCCGGCTCCGTCGCGGTCGGCAAGTCGACCACGGCCCGCGTGTTGCAGGCGCTGCTCGCCCGGTGGGACTCGCACCCGCGGGTGGACCTGGTGACCACCGACGGCTTCCTCCACCCGACCGCGGAGCTGGAGCGGCGGGGCATCATGCACCGCAAGGGCTTCCCCGAGTCGTACGACCGGCGCGCGCTGTTGCGCTTCGTGACCGCGGTGAAGTCGGGCGCGGAGGACGCGACCGCGCCGATGTACTCGCACCAGCTCTACGACATCGTGCCGGGGGAGTTCATCCACGTGCGCCGGCCCGACATCCTCATCGTCGAGGGGCTCAACGTGCTGCAGACGGGGCCGCGCCTGATGGTCTCGGACCTGTTCGACTTCTCCGTGTACGTGGACGCGCGGATCGAGGACATCGAGCGCTGGTACGTCGACCGCTTCCTGTCGATGCGCACCACGTCCTTCGCGGACCCGGCCTCGCACTTCCACCACTACGCCGGGCTCTCGGACACCGAGGCCCGCGACCGCGCCGAGGGCATCTGGGCCGGCATCAACCGCCCCAACCTGGTGCAGAACATCCTGCCCACGCGGCCGCGCGCGACCCTGGTGCTGCGCAAGGACTCCGATCACTCCATCAACCGGGTGCGGTTGCGCAAGCTCTGA
- a CDS encoding DUF885 domain-containing protein, producing MEELSVTDRYLRLGLRFDRIESGFVDAYFGDPAHRRAVEAEDAPEPARLAAEARALLRDVEADTALTPQRREFLAGHIAALECSARTFDGAPIGFVDEVKAYFDVDIAMGETADYEAAHAALDEVLPGSGPLQPRMQAQRDRFQVPAERVPEVVDALAGALRDVVRARYPLPEAETVQFEIEHDKPWSGFNYYLGDCRSRVAVNGDLPQYLSSLPHLIAHEAYPGHHTEHCRKEQLLVAGENQPEQTIFLVNTPQCLMAEGLADHALGAAIGPGWGRWAQEIYADLGLSFDGELAERIATASSGLLHVRQDAALLLHDRGASEDDVAAYLQRWGLMAERSARQSLRFIGSPLWRAYISTYVEGYALLGAWLDRADPGPARLDRFGRLLDEPLTPSALRRELAA from the coding sequence ATGGAGGAGCTGAGCGTCACCGACCGTTACCTGCGGCTCGGCCTGCGGTTCGACCGCATCGAATCCGGTTTCGTGGATGCCTACTTCGGCGACCCCGCGCACCGTCGGGCCGTGGAGGCGGAGGACGCACCCGAGCCGGCCCGGCTCGCGGCCGAGGCGCGCGCCCTGTTGCGGGACGTCGAGGCCGACACCGCGCTCACCCCGCAGCGTCGGGAGTTCCTCGCCGGGCACATCGCCGCGCTGGAGTGCTCGGCGCGCACGTTCGACGGTGCGCCGATCGGCTTCGTCGACGAGGTGAAGGCGTACTTCGACGTCGACATCGCCATGGGCGAGACCGCCGACTACGAGGCGGCGCACGCCGCGCTGGACGAGGTGCTGCCCGGTTCCGGCCCGCTGCAGCCCCGGATGCAGGCGCAGCGCGACCGCTTCCAGGTCCCCGCCGAACGGGTGCCCGAGGTCGTGGACGCACTCGCCGGCGCGCTGCGGGACGTCGTGCGCGCGCGGTACCCGCTGCCGGAGGCGGAGACCGTGCAGTTCGAGATCGAGCACGACAAGCCCTGGTCGGGCTTCAACTACTACCTCGGCGACTGCCGCTCGCGGGTCGCCGTGAACGGCGACCTCCCGCAGTACCTGTCGTCGCTGCCGCACCTCATCGCGCACGAGGCCTACCCGGGGCACCACACCGAGCACTGCCGCAAGGAACAGCTCCTCGTCGCGGGGGAGAACCAGCCGGAGCAGACCATCTTCCTCGTCAACACCCCGCAGTGCCTCATGGCGGAGGGCCTGGCCGACCACGCGCTCGGTGCTGCGATCGGCCCCGGCTGGGGCCGCTGGGCGCAGGAGATCTACGCCGACCTGGGCCTGTCCTTCGACGGGGAGCTCGCCGAGCGGATCGCGACGGCATCGTCGGGCCTGCTGCACGTGCGCCAGGACGCTGCCCTCCTGCTGCACGACCGCGGTGCGAGCGAGGACGACGTGGCCGCGTACCTGCAGCGGTGGGGCCTCATGGCCGAGCGCAGCGCGCGGCAGTCCCTGCGGTTCATCGGCTCGCCGCTGTGGCGGGCGTACATCAGCACGTACGTCGAGGGCTACGCGCTGCTCGGTGCCTGGCTCGACCGCGCCGATCCCGGCCCGGCCCGGCTGGACCGGTTCGGGAGGCTGCTCGACGAGCCCCTCACCCCGTCTGCGCTGCGGCGGGAGCTCGCGGCTTAG
- a CDS encoding TetR/AcrR family transcriptional regulator codes for MTRPGASLSELLLKAGAHADVSDADAGVYRAALKVLGAKGTRRATVEAIAAECGVSRMTLFRRFGSKDDILAAALAWSLGRLFAQTTEVVATTPDVAERIEEVFVLCCRFGRSLLPTSSPEERAALFADERLDPVGHGIRFVTAILAQEQEAGVVPAGDTGTRADALVRITTACFAIAPAPFDLENDDAARAYARTALVPLVR; via the coding sequence ATGACCCGCCCCGGAGCCTCCCTGTCCGAGCTGCTGCTCAAGGCCGGCGCGCACGCCGACGTCAGCGACGCCGATGCGGGCGTCTACCGCGCGGCGTTGAAGGTGCTGGGAGCGAAGGGGACCCGACGGGCCACCGTCGAGGCGATCGCCGCCGAGTGCGGGGTGAGCCGGATGACGCTGTTCCGTCGGTTCGGGTCCAAGGACGACATCCTGGCCGCGGCGCTCGCCTGGTCGCTGGGGCGCCTCTTCGCGCAGACCACGGAGGTGGTCGCGACGACCCCGGACGTGGCCGAACGGATCGAGGAGGTGTTCGTGCTCTGCTGTCGCTTCGGCCGCTCCCTGCTGCCGACCTCGTCGCCGGAGGAGCGCGCCGCCCTGTTCGCCGACGAGCGACTCGATCCGGTCGGGCACGGCATCCGGTTCGTGACCGCCATCCTGGCGCAGGAGCAGGAGGCCGGCGTGGTCCCGGCGGGCGACACCGGGACCCGCGCCGATGCGCTGGTGCGGATCACCACCGCCTGCTTCGCGATCGCCCCCGCCCCCTTCGATCTCGAGAACGACGACGCCGCTCGCGCCTACGCGCGCACGGCACTCGTCCCCCTGGTCCGCTGA